A window of Plasmodium brasilianum strain Bolivian I chromosome 8, whole genome shotgun sequence contains these coding sequences:
- a CDS encoding iron-sulfur assembly protein — MFKIFSKTYMCTINIRLFWFYNVRKYFYNVHKIKNLNNRLNGSSIKEKYLDISNVNVNSNKNEIFENLQKKKIVNEEKSKNKFFTTNGKHVKNMEYILNEFNEFVSIDQYEKRREKQNTMKCMEGGTKKSEAKREEKNKEKLNHKKDKTNVSEEEDDESKLDKLLKKRNVKKDIVTITDKAKYEIKKIIEDNNKENKNENYVLKLFFITKGCNGLTHSFNFINKDDIHKNDEIIYDDTKKKNILLVIDSNCILYVINTTLDYYKDDLTEKFIFTNPNITSVCPCGTSFHFSKKEVDKLE, encoded by the coding sequence atgtttaaaattttttcaaaaacgtACATGTGTACTATAAACATTAGGCTATTTTGGTTTTACAATGtacgaaaatatttttataatgtacataaaataaagaatttgaACAACAGGCTAAATGGTAGTAgcataaaggaaaaatatctTGATATTTCAAATGTGAATGTAAATagcaataaaaatgaaatatttgaaaatctgcaaaaaaaaaaaattgttaatgAAGAGAAGtccaaaaataaattctttacAACAAATGGGAAGcatgttaaaaatatggagtatattttaaatgagtTTAACGAGTTCGTTTCGATCGATCAGTATGAAAAAAGGagggaaaaacaaaacacTATGAAATGCATGGAAGGAGGGACTAAAAAATCGGAAGCAAaaagggaagaaaaaaacaaagagaAATTAAACcataaaaaggataaaacaAACGTAAGTGAAGAAGAAGATGACGAATCAAAATtggataaattattaaaaaaaagaaacgttaaaaaagatatagtaacaataacagaTAAAGCTAAATATGAgattaagaaaattatagaagataataacaaagaaaataaaaatgaaaattatgttttaaaattattttttataactaaAGGTTGTAATGGATTAACtcattcttttaattttattaacaaggatgacattcataaaaatgatgaaattatttatgatgatacaaaaaaaaaaaacattctCCTAGTAATTGACAGCAATTGTATTCTTTATGTTATTAACACAACACTCGATTATTATAAAGATGACTTAactgaaaaatttattttcacaaATCCGAATATAACATCAGTTTGTCCCTGCGGAACGAGCTTTcacttttcaaaaaaagagGTAGATAAATTGGAGTaa
- a CDS encoding regulator of initiation factor 2 (eIF2) yields METSINKDKRRSQSKNDDKGRKKNSGSCLRYQFDEDVILLNTFVYLYLMTNFGKIELLLNSYKIKDSHLGDLKNKIYALFKNVNMLIIPKQSYENKNGSMKRNTKTHNECSRRNDIQFTDEMYDAQRRILNINLNEISSNGNKSNKSNRSGKNHGSSRCDRNSLVYSHTNRNDQDLFFTAYENNNEVKKSLYENVQAIYLDAFLLVNTNDESVDYSYNLINVKIKICMQNKGSVKINSSECTLIDKGWNYDISTIVTNNKEKQEEKRAKRGSKLKIVFKVNDGGTVIDKDNSYNDATDTSDTSDISDISDISNTSNTSNTSDVDDIVDSSESTNDSANERSSRSVIGSDNNRKDGIHHVSKGCNIITEEQKKAFLEHFIDIIQMHSFNKNKKLEETMKHIYSKLFNTQVLDSSDYHIPNTIKQINDFFFYLYEPDFYNMSIQKRNKICYKQLYDQYNKIMIKSKTVKLNNEIIKYLLSDYIFLPKYVQRNKFKNVDENMYSSFSSYSDSLSSDGIIRKVKETAVEMDLNEYNMNSNHKQPSKQHGEGNGTICSNQPNIKCEGKVNRDTSEHKPDEDPSDNCHIRSTEREKEEEKEEKGDGKGEVKYGGKDEVKDDGKDEVKDDGKDEVKDDGKDEVKDDGKDEVKDDGKRNIKDDGNDLHDSENEKRNDKLERKKMNSLFCNTQFRRILEKIKNKIEELNNSVFLRVNYKNLKKGSFVNNFNLEVNTLYDALLMLKSCTSVYKILKENKNKDIYLILSKYVNINICFLFEVYVYNKRIIAVTQKNLNYYFNFLNEADVIIDTLNIIKSFYDKNLKNSFAYDHYIFQLYIHTFKKNNKKKKVILINAKNWLYKNKHTTFTNKFLKNYIYTGNKGTQINDQAYAEKGIYKFCIPSSNLSSKKGKGKEELKNADIHETSGNSSSKYVHDNSFYFYDNMLYYCIVKNDSICKKNANIYPKDLNYIRDGEIDIDNLMETIKKENNIQ; encoded by the exons atggaaacatcgattaataaagataaaaggAGGAGTCAATCTAAAAATGACgataaaggaagaaaaaaaaatagtggTTCTTGTTTAAGATATCAATTTGATGAAGATGTAATTCTATTAAAtacatttgtttatttatatttgatgacgaattttggaaaaattgAGCTGTTGTTAAATTcgtacaaaataaaagattcACATTTGGGcgacttaaaaaataaaatttatgccctctttaaaaatgtaaacatgCTAATAATTCCAAAACAGagttatgaaaataaaaatggttCAATGAAAAGGAATACTAAAACGCATAATGAATGTAGCAGAAGGAACGACATACAGTTTACGGATGAAATGTATGATGCTCAGAGGAGAATACtaaacataaatttaaaCGAAATATCTTCAAATGGAAACAAGagtaataaaagtaataggAGTGGTAAAAATCATGGAAGTAGCAGATGCGATAGAAATAGTTTAGTCTATTCTCATACAAATCGAAATGACCaggatttattttttaccgcgtatgaaaataataacgaAGTGAAGAAGTCTTTATATGAGAATGTGCAAGCTATATACCTTGATGCATTTTTACTAGTAAATACAAACGATGAAAGTGTAGATTAtagttataatttaataaatgtaaaaataaaaatatgcatgcAGAACAAAGGATCTGTTAAGATAAATTCTTCTGAATGTACACTCATTGATAAGGGATGGAATTACGATATAAGTACAATTGTTACaaataataaggaaaagCAAGAGGAAAAAAGAGCGAAAAGGGGCAGCAAActaaaaattgtatttaaAGTTAACGATGGTGGTACTGTCATTGATAAAGATAACAGTTATAACGATGCTACTGATACTAGCGATACTAGCGATATTAGCGATATTAGCGATATTAGCAATACTAGCAATACTAGCAATACTAGCGATGTTGACGATATTGTCGACAGTAGTGAGAGCACTAATGACAGTGCTAATGAAAGAAGTAGTCGTAGTGTTATTGGTAGCGATAACAATCGTAAAGATGGAATCCATCATGTTAGTAAAGGATGTAACATAATAACGGAAGAACAAAAGAAGGCATTCCTAGAGCATTTTATTGACATTATACAGATGCactcatttaataaaaacaaaaaacttGAAGAAACGAtgaaacatatttatagtaAACTATTCAACACACAGGTATTAGACTCGTCTGATTATCATATACCTAATACAATTAAACAgataaatgatttttttttttatttatatgaacctgatttttataatatgtcTATTCAGAAGAGGaacaaaatatgttataaacAGTTATATGAtcagtataataaaattatgataaaatcaaaaacggttaaattaaacaatgaaataataaaatatttactaagtgattatatattcttaccAAAGTATGTACAAAGAAATAAGTTTAAAAATGTAGACGAAAACATGTACTCTTCCTTTTCCTCTTATTCTGATTCATTATCATCGGATGGAATTATTAGAAAAGTGAAGGAGACTGCAGTTGAAATGGATTTGAACgaatataatatgaatagtAACCACAAGCAACCAAGTAAACAGCATGGAGAGGGGAATGGAACTATATGCAGCAATCAACCAAATATTAAGTGCGAAGGAAAAGTTAATAGAGATACCTCTGAGCATAAACCGGACGAAGATCCATCCGACAACTGCCACATACGCAGCACAGAAAGGGAGAAGGAAGAGGAAAAGGAGGAAAAAGGAGATGGAAAGGGAGAGGTAAAATATGGTGGAAAGGACGAAGTAAAAGATGATGGGAAGGACGAAGTAAAAGATGATGGGAAGGACGAAGTAAAAGATGATGGGAAGGACGAAGTAAAAGATGATGGGAAGGACGAAGTAAAAGATGATGGGaagagaaatataaaagacGATGGAAACGATTTACACGATAGCGAAAACGAAAAGCGAAATGACAAACtcgaaagaaaaaaaatgaacagtTTATTTTGCAATACACAGTTTCGAagaattttagaaaaaataaagaataaaatagaagaacTAAATAATAGTGTTTTTTTGAGAGTAAATTataagaatttaaaaaaaggctcatttgtaaataattttaatttagaagttaatacattatatgaTGCATTACTAATGCTAAAAAGTTGTACAAGTGtgtacaaaatattaaaagaaaataaaaacaaggatatatatctaattttatcgaaatatgtaaatattaacatttgtTTCTTGTTTGaagtatatgtttataataaaCGAATAATAGCTGTTACgcagaaaaatttaaattattattttaattttcttaatgAAGCGGATGTTATAATAGACACcttgaatattataaaatcattttatgataaaaatttgaagaaCTCATTCGCTTAtgatcattatatatttcagctttatatacatacttttaaaaaaaataataaaaaaaaaaaagttattttaataaatgcaaaaaattggctatataaaaacaaacatACTACGTTTACAAacaaatttttgaaaaattatatttacacaGGGAATAAGGGCACACAAATAAATGATCAAGCTTATGCGGAAAAAGGAATCTACAAATTTTGTATTCCCTCTTCCAATTTAAGttcaaaaaaaggaaaaggaaaagaggAACTGAAAAATGCGGACATTCACGAGACTAGTGGCAATAGTAGCAGCAAATACGTGCATGACaatagtttttatttttatgataacATGTTATATTACTGTATTGTGAAAAATGACTCGATTTGCAAAAAAAACGCAAACATATATCCTAAg gACTTAAACTATATTAGAGATGGAGAAATAGACATCGACAATTTGATggaaacaataaaaaaagaaaacaacattcagtaa
- a CDS encoding diacylglycerol O-acyltransferase: protein MKSEDEAIRKFKGRPLFENLHKMNQTSLLSHTSIEIDLKGFFNLVVILICTTNFVLVFENFKNYGTIISMPTSRELIEHLPLLVCLVCLNVSVIFSWFIERYVSLWLYNCVIIENKKSSGMEVFVPKDIDDDIKSVSNHDYLSKMDDSTTNDEINNDETDKSNGRNVHMRRSYVNRRQEERCSILKGEEQREQRISRTISSGGGVGSGSGSGSGVCELKKRKHGWKNFHLSIFLLKFINSIYMLNLPYLTVSYCDAKPVLSAVLLTISIVWFFKIYSFHDVCYDTRKLYIDNMNMNKIDTDGGSSRSNEGGNHINKRSNYINSNSSSGSGSNTCGSNEGAFDLKGIRTYPHCLKLKNYYTYILMPTMCFQYTYPRTEKIRWMHVVKHIFEIALLLLMMKIISDQYVFLTLENTFTMKEFRSANFSVKIFLLIERMLKICIPTLYIWLLGFLVVFHHWCNLCAELTRFGDRLFYKDWWNASSLMEYWRKWNLPIHYFVSRHINKPLIYYGFNKNTSMFIVFLISAILHEYIISIPLKLGFSGYFFFIFIAQVPLMQLTNYSFFKKHKTIGNSIFWVVFCVMGQPLILFIYYYSWSVRRGIFKD from the coding sequence atgaaaagcgAAGATGAAGCcataagaaaatttaaaggtAGACCACTGTTCGAAAATTTGCATAAAATGAATCAGACAAGTTTACTGTCGCACACGTCGATAGAAATAGATCTAAAAGGTTTTTTCAACTTAGTagttattttaatatgtacaaCAAATTTCGTACttgtttttgaaaattttaaaaactatGGAACAATAATAAGTATGCCAACAAGTCGTGAGCTAATTGAGCATTTGCCATTGCTAGTTTGTTTAGTTTGTTTAAATGTAAGCGTTATATTTAGTTGGTTTATCGAAAGGTATGTATCTTTGTGGCTTTATAATTGTGTAATAATTGAGAATAAAAAGTCCAGTGGTATGGAAGTTTTCGTCCCAAAAGATATTGATGATGATATAAAGAGCGTAAGTAACCACGACTATTTGAGTAAAATGGACGATTCCACAACaaatgatgaaataaataatgatgaaaCTGATAAGAGTAATGGTAGAAACGTGCATATGAGGAGGAGCTACGTGAATAGGAGGCAAGAGGAGCGGTGTAGTATACTTAAGGGAGAAGAACAACGTGAGCAGCGCATCAGCCGTACGATTAGTAGTGGTGGTGGTGTTGGTAGTGGCAGTGGCAGTGGTAGCGGTGTGTGCGAATTAAAGAAACGAAAACATGGGTGGAAAAATTTTCATCtgtctatatttttattgaaatttataaatagcatttatatgttaaaCTTGCCATATTTGACAGTATCCTATTGTGATGCGAAGCCAGTGCTATCAGCAGTACTATTAACCATTTCCATCGTTtggttttttaaaatatactcCTTTCACGATGTGTGTTACGACACAAGGAAACTGTACATTGACAATATGAATATGAACAAGATAGATACAGATGGTGGCAGTAGTCGTAGTAATGAAGGGGGtaatcatataaataaaaggagCAATTATATCAATAGTAATAGCAGTAGTGGTAGCGGTAGCAACACTTGCGGTAGTAATGAGGGCGCCTTTGATTTGAAGGGCATCAGAACATACCCGCATTGTTTgaaattaaagaattattataCGTACATTTTAATGCCAACGATGTGTTTTCAATATACATATCCTAGAacggaaaaaataagatgGATGCATGTAGTAAAGCATATATTTGAAATcgctttattattattaatgatGAAGATAATTTCGGATCAATATGTATTTTTGACTTTAGAAAATACATTTACAATGAAAGAGTTTCGATCAGCAAATTTTtctgttaaaatatttctactAATTGAAagaatgttaaaaatatgtataccgacattatatatatggttACTTGGTTTTTTAGTAGTTTTTCATCATTGGTGTAATTTATGTGCAGAATTAACAAGATTTGGCGATAGATTATTTTATAAGGACTGGTGGAATGCTAGTTCATTAATGGAGTATTGGAGAAAATGGAATTTGCCtatacattattttgtgTCAAGACATATTAACAAgccattaatatattatggttttaataaaaatacttctatgtttattgtttttttaatatcagcAATActacatgaatatattataagtatTCCTTTGAAATTAGGATTTTCaggctattttttttttatttttattgctcAAGTACCACTAATGCAATTAACGAAttactcattttttaaaaagcatAAGACTATAGgtaattcaattttttggGTAGTCTTTTGTGTTATGGGTCAGCCGCTCATTTTGTTCATCTACTACTACTCCTGGAGTGTCAGGCGGGGCATCTTCAAGGATTGA
- a CDS encoding hypothetical protein (conserved Plasmodium protein): protein MMSKTNERTAQYSTVNLFISPSSCSFFNDELNLVRDYLNELSMCSEKLYNTNYYNSLSRYKKLGDKKDYAIMKCLRMDEDQRNQFTSIDNEEFSTSKECESSLNDYSTEEKTEGQPKGGKREKGIEKGIEKGKKKGKKKRGGNHRKEDKKEDKKEDKKEENEIAKGIVNEIAKAKVREKTTVQANGKKEKQYITFSFNKQRKNQKGFKDSGTDYKSCKLMLSQKDEVQPFDKSIHRTKKALHEGEIIKAFPNSKRNDCVYNTYDDCKKKETRLIVCREGNNEDHFSVAELGITEEGEKEKDMEVKTTTKQIIGNYINNDNDGVNVKRSYESSSFCTQEGSLTSQLNKMSTTIKPYRLLKTEKGNNSYNEDKHEREKNIVAFSNEHEQELFEYLILKANDEIEKISSKLENKYKNELLRRVNNIKYAYEKEIKKLLKNKAFLCVENEKMNQQEKDNQEIIKELEHAKHALLNEMEKIKKNNNNEWMLHHDMCFQKEMLKNDNEKKIRKLSEQVDIGNKQILQQEKKICMLNDNLNSSSEKCFYLQSKWDAGERALRQKDEEIENLKIKLHKWVLEKNEVEDKLMQLQDQNGKIERDNDCLRSELNNAKLHVVKLKEQNEEVLQNSDYVQSCYKREEKKLKEDLENYKTKCALLENKNDLTLLEEKYKKLQIELKDIENEKCIYERTCLKNERTQKDMCTEIKNLKNELYECKNKLHRMNKSSVDGVQTSLFKAEAKDFTLTENERSNGAGNNATIHAAIHAVNDTGELQQREEQIGKGERFLNELDTTQKIASIEKQLILLKLEKSSKEAELIRCPQYRRRAEEIKKKEFLEEKLKYLDEKINVLGQNLRCIKAQSTSGMN from the exons ATGATGAGCAAAACGAACGAGAGAACAGCACAGTATAGTACA GTTAACCTGTTTATAAGTCCATCGAGTTGCAGCTTCTTCA ATGACGAATTGAATCTTGTGAGAGACTACCTGAACGAGTTAAGCATGTGTtcagaaaaattatacaacacaaattattataatagcTTATCAAGGTATAAGAAGCTAGGGGATAAGAAGGACTATGCTATAATGAAGTGCTTACGAATGGATGAAGATCAACGAAATCAGTTTACAAGCATCGATAATGAGGAATTCTCAACAAGCAAGGAATGTGAGAGTAGCCTCAACGACTACTCGACGGAAGAAAAGACAGAAGGACAACCAAAAGGGGGGAAACGAGAAAAAGGGATAGAAAAAGGGAtagaaaaagggaaaaaaaaggggaaaaaaaaaagaggggGAAATCATAGAAAGGAAGACAAAAAGGAGGACAAAAAGGAGgacaaaaaagaagagaatgAAATAGCGAAAGGGATAGTGAATGAGATAGCAAAAGCGAAAGTGAGAGAAAAAACAACTGTACAGGCgaatggaaaaaaggaaaaacaataTATCACATTCTCTTTTAACAAGCAAAGGAAAAATCAAAAAGGATTTAAAGATAGTGGTACAGATTACAAGAGCTGCAAACTTATGCTATCTCAAAAGGACGAGGTACAACCATTCGACAAATCGATACACAGAACGAAAAAGGCGTTACATGAAGGAGAGATAATAAAAGCATTTCCGAATAGCAAGAGAAATGATTGTGTCTATAACACATATGAtgattgtaaaaaaaaagaaacgaGGTTGATTGTATGTAGAGAGGGGAACAATGAAGATCATTTTTCTGTAGCTGAGCTGGGAATAACAGAGGAAGGTGAGAAGGAAAAAGATATGGAAGTAAAGACAACgacaaaacaaataattggaaattatatcaataatgataatgacgGAGTAAACGTAAAAAGGAGCTACGAAAGCAGCTCGTTTTGCACTCAAGAAGGTTCACTGACAAGTCAGTTGAACAAGATGAGTACGACGATTAAACCGTACAGACTTCTTAAAAccgaaaaaggaaataattcatataatgaAGATAAACATGAGCGAGAGAAAAACATAGTAGCCTTTTCAAACGAACATGAGCAAGAACTATTTGAATACCTAATCCTAAAAGCAAATGacgaaatagaaaaaattagtagTAAGCTAGAGAATAAATACAAGAATGAGTTATTACGTAGAgttaacaatataaaatatgcgtatgaaaaagaaataaaaaaattattaaaaaataaagcttttttatgtgtagaaaatgaaaaaatgaatcaGCAAGAGAAAGACAACCAGGAGATAATAAAAGAGTTAGAGCATGCAAAACATGcattattaaatgaaatggaaaaaataaaaaaaaataataataatgaatggATGTTGCATCATGATATGTGTTTTCAAAAAGAGATGTTAAAAAAtgacaatgaaaaaaaaattagaaaactAAGTGAGCAGGTGGACATAGGCAATAAACAAATACTGCaacaggaaaaaaagatatgtaTGTTAAATGACAATCTGAATAGCAGTAGTGAAAAGTGTTTTTACCTTCAAAGTAAATGG GACGCAGGAGAAAGAGCATTACGTCAGAAGGACGAAGAAATA GAAAacctaaaaataaaactgcACAAATGGGTccttgaaaaaaatgaagttgAGGATAAATTAATGCAATTGCAAGATCAAAATGGGAAg ATTGAGAGAGACAATGACTGTCTAAGGAGCGAATTAAACAATGCAAAGCTCCATGTTGTAAAGCTGAAGGAGCAGAATGAGGAAGT tctCCAGAATAGTGACTACGTGCAGTCATGCTacaaaagagaagaaaagaaGTTGAAAGAAGATTTAGAAAACTACAAAACG aaatgcGCCTTGctagaaaataaaaacgatTTGACACTTTTAGaagagaaatataaaaaattgca AATTGAGTTAAAAGACatagaaaatgaaaagtgcATATATGAAAGGACGTGCTTGAAAAAcga aAGAACACAGAAAGACATGTGCACGGAAATAAAAAAcctaaaaaatgaattgtaCGAGTGTAAAAACAAATTGCATAGAATGAACAAGTCGAGTGTGGATGGTGTGCAGACAAGTCTATTCAAAGCTGAAGCAAAGGATTTCACCTTAACAG aaaatgaaAGGAGTAACGGTGCAGGTAACAACGCAACTATCCACGCAGCAATCCATGCAGTTAACGATACAGGGGAATTACAA cAAAGAGAAGAACAGATTGGCAAGGGGGAAAggtt CTTAAACGAACTGGATACAACACAAAAAATAGCTTCCATAGAAAAACAGTTGATT CTGCTGAAGTTAGAAAAGAGCAGTAAAGAAGCCGAGCTAATAAGGTGCCCCCAATATA GACGAAGAGctgaagaaattaaaaaaaaggagttcCTTGAAGAGAAATTGAAATATCTGgacgaaaaaataaacgtTCTCGGTCAAAATTTAAGATGTATTAAAGCGCAGAGTACCAGTGGTATGAACTGA
- a CDS encoding mRNA-capping enzyme subunit beta, which translates to MAREAHELLDGSRPIPIDRITYELAQNIILAFDNNENINMNNKDVQIEIEARVGLVVDKNKNRLKLPTNTDAIVESSYSDFQSGVDKDSFEYLLNYLHSITQRKKVSMYTNNSGIMSSKNELLGGSSDDTCITNIGRSTTSYTKESGGIEIASNFNDKENDLYNFVPLKTVRSVDKYYILSNTNTRIRVTTYLNNEDKRDNENMVKSLHKENLNTWNVYLGNNHYYFDEDDDEEEEEENGKNNLAEQNGLIDYRISINLEHTKPISKLFLSKIVPVHERIKERTTFINKYLGIQLDLTKIKAKNLGGSNSDNSANKDYSTGISYNNNMLSKRNSSGNGSSIIGSGTSDCSSGTCELYEIEIEMPAKSILKAISNLRNKKDSNYLHFICSNLVNNIRGICNKLSHFRKTKSLSKQPNDNSLPTVQVNYIHPLKEKIKFQKYIHSVLPLIGDYMYRVVSKNEKNIHTMLNNTDISNTEKINIFKDVIHIRRHNKKSLMPMDETYAENKWKIVKKDGLKNEIVLVSEASDSSEVNDVSEAHETSDDEQEPELNIHDRKSITTTLDNYDDQCKCANVDDLCTNENYLSINREQTSDHLNKQDEENFYHEKQVIQEDTSKYQEFYDDT; encoded by the coding sequence ATGGCGCGGGAGGCACACGAATTGCTGGATGGTAGCAGACCAATACCTATCGACAGAATTACGTATGAGTTAgcacaaaatattattttagcttttgataataatgaaaatattaatatgaacaataaaGATGTTCAAATAGAAATAGAAGCAAGGGTCGGGTTGGTAGTggacaaaaataaaaatagactAAAATTGCCGACAAACACAGATGCTATAGTTGAAAGTAGTTATTCTGATTTCCAGTCAGGTGTTGATAAAGATTCTTTTGaatatcttttaaattatttacatagtATTACTCAGAGGAAAAAGGTAAGCATGTATACCAACAACAGTGGTATCATGAGTAGCAAAAACGAATTGTTAGGAGGTAGTAGTGATGATACTTGTATTACCAACATAGGGAGAAGCACAACTAGTTACACAAAAGAAAGTGGAGGCATCGAAATAGCTAGTAACTTTAACGATAAGGAGaatgatttatataattttgtacCTCTAAAAACAGTTAGAAGTGTAGATAAATACTATATACTAAGCAACACTAATACGAGAATTAGAGTGActacatatttaaataatgaagataagagagataatgaaaatatggtTAAATCATtacataaagaaaatttaaatacatgGAATGTGTATCTTGGAAATAATCATTACTATTTTGATGAGGATGATGATGAGGAGGAGGAAGAAGAGAATGGGAAAAACAATTTAGCAGAACAGAACGGTTTGATTGACTATCGTATTTCAATAAATTTAGAGCATACAAAACCGATAAGCAAACTTTTCTTATCTAAAATAGTGCCTGTACATGAAAGGATTAAAGAACGAACAACATTCATAAATAAGTACTTGGGAATTCAGTTGGATTTGACAAAAATTAAAGCAAAAAATTTAGGCGGAAGTAATAGCGATAATAGTGCTAATAAGGATTATAGCACTGGAAtcagttataataataatatgcttAGCAAAAGGAACAGCAGTGGTAATGGTAGTAGTATCATTGGTAGTGGTACTTCTGATTGTAGCAGCGGCACCTGTGAGTTATACGAGATAGAAATCGAAATGCCGGCAAAGAGCATCTTAAAGGCTATATCTAACCTAAGGAATAAAAAGGATTCAAACTATTTACATTTCATATGTTCCAATTtagttaataatattagagGGATATGTAATAAACTTAGCCATTTTAGAAAAACCAAAAGTTTATCCAAACAACCAAATGATAACAGTCTTCCCACTGTTCAAGTTAATTATATTCATCctttaaaagagaaaattaaatttcaaaaatatatacattctgTACTACCACTTATAGGGGATTATATGTACAGAGTAGTCTCAAAGAATGAGAAAAATATCCATACAATGCTTAACAATACAGATATTTcaaatacagaaaaaattaatatttttaaagatgtaatacatattagaagacataataaaaaatcgTTAATGCCTATGGATGAAACGTACGCTGAGAATAAGTggaaaattgtaaaaaaagatGGACTTAAAAATGAGATCGTTTTGGTTAGTGAAGCGAGCGACTCAAGTGAAGTGAATGACGTAAGTGAAGCACATGAAACAAGTGATGACGAACAAGAACCTGAACTAAATATTCATGATAGGAAAAGTATTACCACTACACTTGATAACTATGATGATCAATGTAAATGTGCTAATGTAGATGACTTATGTACGAACGAAAATTATCTGTCCATTAACAGAGAACAAACTAGTGACCACCTCAACAAACAAGACGAAGAAAACTTTTACCATGAAAAACAAGTTATCCAAGAGGATACAAGTAAATACCAAGAGTTCTATGATGATACATGA
- a CDS encoding peptidyl-prolyl cis-trans isomerase has protein sequence MSRSKVFFDISIDNKNAGRIIFELFSDITPKTCENFRSLCAGDKVGSKGKNLHYKNSIFHRIIPQFMCQGGDITNGNGSGGESIYGRSFTDENFKMKHDQPGLLSMANAGPNTNSSQFFITLVPCPWLDGKHVVFGKVVEGMNVVRDMEKEGANSGFVKRQVVVTNCGEL, from the coding sequence atgaGCCGAAGCAAAGTGTTTTTTGACATATCGATTGATAATAAAAACGCGGGtagaataatttttgaattattcaGTGATATTACCCCTAAAACGTGTGAAAACTTTAGGTCATTATGTGCAGGTGATAAAGTGGGTTCAAAAGGAAAGaatttacattataaaaattctaTATTTCATAGAATTATTCCTCAATTTATGTGTCAAGGAGGGGACATAACTAATGGCAATGGTTCAGGTGGAGAATCCATATATGGAAGATCTTTTActgatgaaaattttaaaatgaaacatGATCAACCGGGTCTATTATCTATGGCTAATGCAGGACCAAACACAAATTCTTCGCAATTCTTTATCACCCTTGTTCCATGTCCATGGTTAGATGGAAAACATGTAGTTTTTGGAAAAGTTGTGGAGGGTATGAATGTTGTAAGGGATATGGAAAAAGAAGGAGCTAACAGTGGATTTGTTAAAAGGCAAGTTGTTGTAACTAACTGTGGTGAATTGTAA